Below is a window of Accipiter gentilis chromosome 20, bAccGen1.1, whole genome shotgun sequence DNA.
agcgctggatgcacaggggatcactccattcattagttttccgggaaactattagcatatgcaaatgtcctttacgcagtcgcattgaaggtctctggtggtcttccatattcttcctcacttgtccactatTTGACCctccttaggtgattctgcgcagtatggtcttttacatgttttgatacatcagtgcttgttagtgctcttattatctaagtttttattagtggtgtagaaccatatggttagtttaagccaaattatctacaaggatgagaacaaaggcaggagttcttatcttttctgaccctatctattcaagcaaggcctctacttgtgccttctcgacaagatcataaattcatcaaacatttaattaagttttgtgactgttcatggttccttcttgctcatcactcccaagtaccagtctctgacaggcttaatccttgacaaacaccaatctttggtatgtaaagttacagagagacaatcattaagcaattagcagttcgttctctatatcaaaATTACAAGCACTGCCAGTGCAACAGAAACCGGAGTCTTCTGCTGTTGAAGTTACACAACAGTGGGAGATGGAAAACATcttgtaaagaaaatgttttgcatttttgttaaTCTGGAAAAAATGCGGAGAGATGTTTATAACTGTCTAcaaaggtaaactcttttcaaGTGCTGAAACTGTTTTCTTCACGTAAATGGTGCTGCATGATTTGTTCCAGTTATCTATGCACTTACCTCCCACGGACATTTAATCATACAGAAAGAACGAGCACTCCTCCAGCCAGGTGCCTGAGCTGAGGGGCTTCAGTTCCTCTTCATAACAGAAGGCACAAAACACCTGAGGCCTACACCTTCTGCAAAATGCAGCTTTCTCTAGCTGCATTTCAAATTTTCCCCATCTTTATAAATTAGCCTAATGGTCAGAAAGTGGAGAGCAGTTTAATTCCCTTGTGGGCCTAAGTGGTTTAAATAGAGATCTCCCATCTCCCTGTAAAGTACCACAACCAACACAGATCTAAGCTATACTGGATGGGGTTCCCTTTTCAAGCTGTGTAATGGCTATGAGGTTCAAGCTTCACTGGGCCCTGCTTTCTAATCTAGCACTGGGGTTCCCcaagaggggaaggaggaaaactggaagaaatccacagctgcaggagctgctgaacTCACCTGGGGCTTGGCTGGGATGCTGCTCACTAGGCTGTTGTTTCTTGCAGCCATGGCTCCATCTACTCTACCAGTGTCACACACGCTCACCCTTTCTGACACAGAAAGAGCTTTCTCACGGCTGACATCTCCTCTGTCTCTGCACTGCTGCCTCCCCTCTATCATTCTAAGCAGTTCCCTGAAAACTGGCATGGAAAACGTGCTGAAAAGAAAGATGTGCACAtggaaacaacaaaataaaaattgccaaGTACTGATTAGTAGCTGAGCATTCACTCAAGGTATAGAAAATACAAATTCTCCTCTCAGGACTGTTTCTGTATTTCACCTTAAAAGCTGTTAGGACTCGTCTTCTCTGTCTCCAGTTCATAAATTGTTCTGAGTCTTGTGAGACACACAGTTCTTTGTTACTAGACAGGCAGTTAAAATGTTGAATATTCTAAATCTAAACTTTAGAAACAAAATTGtggaatttttgctttttaattcttgAAATTATATGCAGACTGGATTTTTCTTGGTGCTCATGAGAGATTGCTTTTGCAACTGTGATGCCCATGGCCATGAGCTCATGTATTGAAAAATTCAAACAATGAAATCTGTTTTAGTAATGGCAGCCCTTTTTGTCAAGAACAGAGATAAGATAAGCACTAGAAAATAGACATAACACTTTACAAGTGAAAACACTTTACAAAGTATAAGCTTAAATAAGACAATTGTCCAAGTCCTATATTTACTACAGGAGCCTTGTTATCAATTAAAAATCTGATTCAGTACCTTTCCTGCCAAGTCTACAAACTGTTTTAAGTCCTATATTATTTGCCTGTGTTTGTGTCCATAAACATTTGGGGTATTATTAAAGTTAAAAGCTGTATAAGTTCAAACTACAGTACAGTGGAAACCCCTCTAATGTTGAATTAAACTAAGCTCACATAAATCAACTACACTGAATATTCAGACAAGGGGTTGTGATAATTTATCTAAATAAGGGAAACAGTTACAGAAGATAAATACGGACACCCACCTCCAAGAGAATACTGCCACTGCCACATGAACAATCTCGTAACAGCACCGATGATACTCACTTTGTCTCAGTGTCAGAGCATACACAGAGATGAGCTGAAGTTATATCCTATTTTACATCCCTAAGACAGCCTGCATTCCTGTCTCCAGATTTGCTTCaatcttttttctgattttctctggCTTTTATTTTGCTACACAAATAAGGAGGAACAGATTATTACTAAAGTGAATCAGAATAAAGCATAATTCCAATTACTCTttgaagacagaagaaataatGACTAATACTCCGGTAGTGCAGAAAACAACACTAAAATGccttactttaaaagaaataaagagaacATTTAGTACAGCTATTGGACCTTGTTCTCTCCAGCTCcactttgtttttcctgcttcATATTTGTAATAAGACTTAGGATAAAACTCTGTTCCTACAAAGAAGGTCAGGAATTCACTTTTTGGCTAAGTGCAGAACAGATGGGTGGCATTCTATCAGCATGACAAATATTCCAAAtgttagataatttttttttttttaacaatacagCTCAAATCAAGGACTTGAAATAATACtatggagagggggaagagaaggtaAAACCTTATTGATATAAACTCTTCCACCTGAAAACATGTATCATATTCTGAACAAAAGACTTCAATCATGTGAAACAGTGTTGCAAagactttcaaaaaaattaaatgtatgaagtatgaacacagtaaaaaacccaaacattttgcCTATAAACTCTATGTATGAGCCCATGTCAAGAACTAGAAAGTATGATTTTCTGTGAATGTATGAATGGAATGTGATCATcgtattttaagtaattttaaaatgttccttcttACAGTAGAAAAAGTAATGCATGACAAAGGCAGATCATATTTTGAGTCAAATGAATAGTAACTTTTCTAACACTAAAATGAAAAAGTgtacatatttttaattagtatttagACAAAAATGTAACTGAGACAGATGCAGCTATTTTCATCATTTTAGCTGGCTTTTTCAGAGCCAGTTAAAAAGTGCATGCTATTgttaatagaaaaatataaaaattacatattATGAACTTATTTTTGCCTCAGTCACTCCGGGAAGCTTGCCAACTCTTTTGCTACTTCCCAGAATGATCAATTTATTAGGGTAaaaacattcattatttttaaacaacagaGCAGTTCAGAGTTATATGTCCTGTCAGAGGTTTACATCCTTATAAAAACTACAGCAACACCAGCATTTACTTTTCATTCAGGGGAGAAAGTAGCTGCCTTCATGATGAgctattctgtttctttttcttcttttgcagtgGAGCTTCCGATTTTTGCTTCTCTGgagtaatttctctctttttttttgctgctctgtCACTTTTGTCAGTCCTACAAACTTTGTTTTTCCTGACTAttgatgatttttcattttcatttgctgaaaaaaaagcaagaaattattcACACTGACATTAATGTCCAGTCTTTGTAGCCTAAAATGGCACAGGGACTTATTTGTATCTCATTTCAAAAAAGGGGTTATAAATGATTTTTTATTTAGAGTGGAATGTGCCATTTATGCTAGTTTTGCCTGTGATACAAAAATAGTATGTAAACAGATTATGATACAGGAAaacaacagctaaaaaaaaaaataatactgagcCAGACTTCCTAAGTTTACCCAACTGCAACAACCTCAGACCTGATTTTGTTTATAGGAACACAAGAGGTGCAGTTCTATCAAACTGTTTATTCTTTTATCTGTCTCAAAAGCTTCACAGTGGCTTACTCAGTATGTTATCCCagtaaagagaaacaaaactttcATATAATAAAGTGAAAAGAGACTTATGTCCTCCAACATACACGCAGGCTTGAGACACTATCAGATTGGTAATAATGTCTATATCACTTGCCAGCGTCATATCCCCAATTCTTCAAGATACTGAAACTTTTTCCAAGGCGTATAGTAAAAGCCTCCCACCTAGTACATTCCATTTCATGGTCACATTAACAACTGCAAATACACACAGTTCTGTTACCTTGAGATAATGTTGCAGCTTTATcagaattttctttcatttctgaagcTTGGTCAAGCCATACTGCAAGACATGTCAGCCTAGCTTTGGTATTGACTTCACACAGTAAAGACGGCACATCTTTAATCTGAAGGTAACACAGAAAAAGAttaattaaacattattttattcctgtttaaATTTACTGAAGTATTTGAAGCGAGAAAGTATCTTACCGTCCACCTTCTCCTTCATTTCTGGTGCCTAAGAATGTTTAGAACTAGAGGCTGTACACCAGTTATGGTCACATTGTTACAGTCCTGTTCCTGATACCATTCCTCAGTGGTGGTTTTACAGAAAACTTCCAGTGGCTTTAAGAACATATCTTGATAAGCAAGATCAGTTGTTTCAGGCACATGGGGGTAAGTTTAACATAAGGAATTACTAGATGAGTCATAGacccatgaaaaaaacctgttaatgGTTTCAGAAGTTTCTCCAGAATAATAGGTATTTTTGGTACagctaaaataatttgaattaagTTATTGCATCAGATTCCTTTTCGCCCTCACAAAGATAAGGCTGCTGATTAAAAGTAATCTCTTCAGAGTGTGTTTCAAATTGCTTAACTGCAATTGTATCAGTCAGCTCTGTGAATACTTGAGCAAATAACCTATTACAGATATCAGGGGATAAAGTGTCACAAACACATGTGCAGCATAACAGCATCAACACATCAGAATCTACCTGTATTAGGATATTCCACTTCACAGAGCTGGACAGAGCAGCCCACACACTTATACAAAGTGTTAAAAAATTTTGCCTGCACAGGAAGAACATCACACATTTGGTCAAAATAAAGACAATGTTACAGAGAAAGGCAACAAGTTCCCTGATTGCTATGTCAATTAGGTACAAGGGGAACAGAAATTTgaggtgaaaggaaaaaagagagtttCACTACTGCACTTAGAAGTGTAAAAATAATCAGAGGGGGTGAAATTAAAAATGGGCAAATTCAGATGAGATATATGAAGCATATAAATGTTGAGAGATATTTATTTGAACTATTCAAGATACTTATAGTGGACTATAGTAGATCCTTTATTACTaggcattaaattaaaaaaaatctaatttcgATTTTAAGACAAACCCCAGAGCAAACAGTAACATGGGAAACTTTAAAGGCAAGACATGGTTCCTTGTTGAACTGTGCTACTCAGAACTGTctgaaaatacaggaaataaaagtACCCAGTACATTAATGTGTTTGAATTTTTCAAAAGGACAACTTTTTCCCCCTACATGAACAACCACCCCCGTGCCCCCGCAAACCACAGagtgtgtgtttttaaaagagTAGCAACAATCATCAACATTACAAAAATTGACAGCAGTCCTTAGAACATATATAACTGATTAGATAGTCATAAGTCTGGCCAGGTAGGTCTGAAGGGAAGCATGACTTTATCTAAAGAGGAGCTGAGATCTCTGTAATACCATCAGATTTtgtagtttgtttaaaaaaaaatacaaaaatacaaaaatatacaaatgcataaaaatatgtGCGTAAACATATACATCTCTAGTGAACATAACATGGAAGAAGATGAAGACATCCAGATTTCAAGTAAAATTTCCTCAgtgatttaaaattaatctttgtaACAGAACTGCCTGCAATTTTGGTTGTCTGGTATTTTTCCATAAATGTAACAAGCAGTTCAATAGACTAACCTTATTAAGATCCAGATTCCACATTTTAATGTAACCATCACTGGATGCAGTAACAATTACATGTCGTCCTTCTCTTTCAAAACTATAGATATCTtttattctgtgaagaaaatgtaaatactttGTTACTTTACAGCATGGCAGTTCACTTCAGAACAGTAAGCTGACAGAAATTAAAGATAAATAGGCAATAGTCTAAAAATCAGTTTGAACAGAAAGCCCACAAATGATGGGCAGGAACTTGGAATGGTAATCTGTTTTGAGTGCTGTCACTTACAGTAGGACACTTGCCTTTGCTAGGCTTGTTAGGATTCAATTCAGAACACTTTAGTACTTTTAAGCACACACTATTAACCACATAAATGACATTTTAACTAATGCTTTTGTGTTTTCAtgaattaaaagcagcattttgacaAATATTTGCTATTCGACAACAGAGAACATGTGAATACCCTCCTACTGTCTGGACTGAGTACaactggtttgttttatttaagcaTTCTAAACAGTCAGATTCTGTAAAGACTGGTTAAACATTCTTTATACccaatttcagaaatgcataGACCACACACAGAGaagaatgtgtatgtgtgtgtgtgtgaatacacacacagagtctcATAAATTTAGAACTGTAATATTTCTAATTCTATACCCTGTTGTTTTTGTAACGTGCATGGACAGCACAGTCCTTGTGCTCATACTAAAAGCAAACAAGTCTGTCCCAAATTTGGAATTTAGCACATAAATAAATTTACTTTCAATACTAAAACAATAGTAAAATATGCTGAACATTACAAGTCACTGAACTTTACTGAATACTCAGCAttgccataaatatttaaatagtaaACAAATATGGAATACCTGTTTTCATGAGCTTTAAATTCACACAGGCATTTTTGAGAGTCACAGCTGTAGAACCTTATAATTTCATCATCTCCAGCTATGGCAAGGATAGAATCCTtggaatgggaaaaaagaaacacaagcgTGATTAACTTCATGTGTTTCAAACCAGTTAATTTTCCAGCACCTTTCTTTTTTGTACTTACTGTAATAAATCTAAGTGAGGAAATCCTCTTCTCTGTTGTGATAGTGCCAGTGATTGAAGCTGTGTCAAGTTTGTAGATATCCACTTTATTTGTTATCACGGTCACATACCTCTCTCCATCAGGGGACCATTTAATTATGTGGGCATCTGTATAGACAGATACatttgtatatatatgtacacggGTTTTTTGCACTCTATATTGCATGAGTAAAGTAAGAATTATTAGAAGCTGCTAGATGCTGTTTTCTACGCAAACCTGAgaaaaattcagggaaaaaaacccccaaaccctagaataaaaaagtaaaactatgctcttaaatgtttatttctgatTATCAGAAgtgtataaagaaaaacaaaacaaaacacatttatttaagTGTCCTGACAtcaaatttcaagaaaaaaaaaatttactttagTGTCACTATGTTTTCCTTCTGGTAAATGCTTATTATTAAGTACATAAGCTTACATGTGCTTTCCTGCATGTGTAAAAAAAACATTGTGAAAGTTGTTGCAATTAACTGACTTGTTGATTAGTCTACTTTTctttacacaaaaaataaaactatctAATTCCACTTTTTTAGTGGATTTAGACTGATAAACTCACTTTGCTTCAGGTTTTTGATAAAGGCTGATCGTCCTTCTACAAGATTCCAAGTTCTGAAAGACAACAACAGATAACGTGCATTCTGGTTAAAAACAGCACAGTGAAACTGAAGTCCTATCTGCTGACATGAGGCAGCCAAAGGAAGCTTTTAAGCATCTCTATGCATTTTACTGCATTCTTAATGCAAGAGAAAATGATGACTTCATATATCGCTTGCACACTGTAAGGTTGAATTTGtggtatttattttataaacCACTGTTTGCAATGCAGAGCCCAAAAGGAGCCCAATACCAATTTGTGctgttaaaatagcattttatgtatttaaaacacaTATATACAGTAACATGTACACACTCCaagtgaaaaattactttctcacACTAAACAAAACCTGACAGCTTTCGGAAGTTTAAATAAATTTTGTTccaaaatgcaaatgtatttataCATCTACAAGTGACTATAAAGAGTCAGAGCACAAGAAGCTAGGAACAGCATGGACTGTTAGAAGACCTTAAAATATTGCTGGTACCTAGAACTTAAAAAGACAAAGCAATGGATATTTGAACCATTTGTCCAAATATGTTTTATCACTGTTGCACAGTCTACTCCCAACACGGATTTGTGGCTTGTAACAATTTACTAAGAGTTACTGAATTATGATACTCAGCATTCCTTCATCAGTTTCAACTCACCTTAATGTTTTATCTGTTCCTACTGACAAAGCTAACTTCCCAGAAGGATGAATAGAAAGAGATGTCACATGCCCcctgataaaaacaaaacaatgtattaGCCACATATATtatttacaaggaaaataaacatgaaaacatACATGAATATGCAGATTTAAGAAACTCACTTATGTGCCTTAATAGATTTCAGACATTCCCATCTCTTTGTGTTCCAGATACAAATTAGTCCATCTTCAGCCCCACTCAGTAGATGCGCAGTACCATAGAACTCCAAACAAGTTATTGTGCCTAGAAATACAAACCAGAGCTATTAACGATGTTGTACATACTGAACAGTTATCACACAGAGAACATATGAATTAACAGAGAAGCTTCTAGCATCAAAACATGCCAGCTGCTACCCTATCCTTGGGAAAATCTGAATTACATCCCAAGTATTTCTTCATGAAGCCCCCGAACTTTCTTGTAATATTCAATCACTGATGTGCTCTATTGGCCCCCCTATAGCCATACACGTCTGAACTCCATCTGGTCCATTCCCTGAAACAGCAAGGAATTCTCCTATGTCAAAGCCCTGCTCTTGACACACAGCTGAATTTACTGCACATGTTGCTCCCCATAAGCACCAGTTTTATTATACGAGTTGAATGCAGGTACCACATTCAGTCTAGCTCCATGTACTTCTTGgttatcaggagaaaaaggaCAATCAGGACTGAGCTACTAATGACCCAAACACATTTATTTGGATGGCCGCTAACTGCTCGGTAATTCAGGAGGCGCTTAAAGTGGGAAATGCACCAGGTTAActcttctggcagcagcagcagcctgctcccACACACAAACTCCCTTTTGTGTGGCTCACACATGCCTGTGACAGGACAAGGACACTGGGAAATGTGGCTGTTGGGAGTAGACATGGTCTAGATAAACTGTCCTGGTAGAACAAAAATGGCTCACAAGCCATTTGTGGGCCATAATTTCTTTAAcagttaaaactaaaaataattggaaaaagcGGCTGTATTTGTGGGCTAATAGCCAaaattattttgggttttttatgctCAAAATCTTACCTTGCTTTTATCATCAGACCATCGCAGCTGCAACACCATCACTATTAAaaacttataaaaaaaaatattcaattttgTCCTTCTGGCAAGGGCCAGTTTTTTGGCTACAAGCTTCCATCATTAATGctttttgtgaagaaaagctCCCTTACCATTGTGTTGCAGCAGT
It encodes the following:
- the PAK1IP1 gene encoding p21-activated protein kinase-interacting protein 1 isoform X1 — translated: MELVAGCYEQVLFGFAARPAESWTVVPVFTHHAHSASLSAVAVNNRYVVTGSRDETIQIYDMKKKIEHGALLQHNGTITCLEFYGTAHLLSGAEDGLICIWNTKRWECLKSIKAHKGHVTSLSIHPSGKLALSVGTDKTLRTWNLVEGRSAFIKNLKQNAHIIKWSPDGERYVTVITNKVDIYKLDTASITGTITTEKRISSLRFITDSILAIAGDDEIIRFYSCDSQKCLCEFKAHENRIKDIYSFEREGRHVIVTASSDGYIKMWNLDLNKIKDVPSLLCEVNTKARLTCLAVWLDQASEMKENSDKAATLSQANENEKSSIVRKNKVCRTDKSDRAAKKKREITPEKQKSEAPLQKKKKKQNSSS
- the PAK1IP1 gene encoding p21-activated protein kinase-interacting protein 1 isoform X2, whose translation is MKKKIEHGALLQHNGTITCLEFYGTAHLLSGAEDGLICIWNTKRWECLKSIKAHKGHVTSLSIHPSGKLALSVGTDKTLRTWNLVEGRSAFIKNLKQNAHIIKWSPDGERYVTVITNKVDIYKLDTASITGTITTEKRISSLRFITDSILAIAGDDEIIRFYSCDSQKCLCEFKAHENRIKDIYSFEREGRHVIVTASSDGYIKMWNLDLNKIKDVPSLLCEVNTKARLTCLAVWLDQASEMKENSDKAATLSQANENEKSSIVRKNKVCRTDKSDRAAKKKREITPEKQKSEAPLQKKKKKQNSSS